Part of the Methylorubrum populi genome is shown below.
AAGCACGAGCCGTTCGATGAAGTTGGCGAGCTGGCGGATGTTGCCGGGCCAGGACTGCCGGGCGAGATGCGCCACGGCCGCCTGGGTCAGGTTGACGTTGCGCTGGTTGTTCTGGTTCGCCTGAGTGAGGAAGTGGAGCACCAGATCGGGGATGTCGCTGCGGCGCTCCGACAGCGGCGGCAGCGTGATCGGCACGACGTTGAGGCGATAGAACAGATCTTCGCGGAAACGGCCGTGACAGACCTCGTTGGCGAGATCGCGGTTCGTCGCGGCGACGAGGCGCATGTCGACGCGGATCTCGCGCTTGCCACCGAGGCGCACCACGGTCCCTTCCTGCAAGGTCCGCAGCAGCTTGGTCTGGAGGATCGCCGGCAACTCGCCGATCTCATCGAGGAAGATCGTGCCGCCGCTCGCCTGCTCGAACCAGCCGGCCCGCGCATCGACGGCCCCGGTGAAGGCACCGCGCTCGTGCCCGAACAACTCGGACTCGAACAGGGTATCGGGGATCGCCGCGCAATTCACCTTGATGAAGGGCCGGTCGCGCCGCGGGCTGGCGAGGTGGAGCGCGCGGGCGAAGAGTTCCTTGCCGGTTCCCGACTCGCCGAGCAGCAGCACGCTTGCGGTCGCGTTCGCGACCTTCTCGACCTGGACGAGCGCGCGCAGCAGCGCGGGTGACGTGCCGATGATGCCGTAGCGCGCCCGCCTGATGCGCAGTTCGCGCGCCAGCATGTCGTTGTGCTCCTCGAGCGCGCGCGTCTTCCGCTCCACCCGTTCGCTCAGCGTCAGCAACTGGCTGACCATGGTCGCGATGATGCGCAGGATCGTGAGATCGTCCGACAGCGCCCGCTCCCGGTGCCTGATTCGATGACAGGCGATGGCCCCGACCGTGCGGTGATCGACCCGGATCGGGAGCGCCAGGAACGACACCGCACCGCGGGGAAGCTGGGCCCGCGCGACAGCACGCCCGAGGAAGGTCGGGTCCTTGTCGATGTCCTGGACGATGATCAGGTGCCCATCCTGGATGACGCGCCCGGTGATGCCTTCACCCGGCGCGTAGCGGCCGCGGGCGGCCTCCTCACGGGTCAGGCCGTAGGAGTAGGCGATTCGGAAGCCGTCGCCGCTCGGGTCCTGCAGGACGATGCG
Proteins encoded:
- a CDS encoding sigma 54-interacting transcriptional regulator, whose protein sequence is MDGRASKVGSAAHWRTQEMFLIQEVMNLIGKGLRLDQVAREMLHLLSEIVGLNRGRIVLQDPSGDGFRIAYSYGLTREEAARGRYAPGEGITGRVIQDGHLIIVQDIDKDPTFLGRAVARAQLPRGAVSFLALPIRVDHRTVGAIACHRIRHRERALSDDLTILRIIATMVSQLLTLSERVERKTRALEEHNDMLARELRIRRARYGIIGTSPALLRALVQVEKVANATASVLLLGESGTGKELFARALHLASPRRDRPFIKVNCAAIPDTLFESELFGHERGAFTGAVDARAGWFEQASGGTIFLDEIGELPAILQTKLLRTLQEGTVVRLGGKREIRVDMRLVAATNRDLANEVCHGRFREDLFYRLNVVPITLPPLSERRSDIPDLVLHFLTQANQNNQRNVNLTQAAVAHLARQSWPGNIRQLANFIERLVLLAGEGILDVEDLRPMLEGAVVTAPTLRAPGQPPFPSLDREAAFRAMGTVRPYLPADSHDHEALRMALTQAGGNKTRAAQRLGLTERQFSYRWRKLQVTS